A genome region from Chryseobacterium sp. G0186 includes the following:
- a CDS encoding ion transporter, protein MEREHNLVPEDKLWKRFLYRIIYRSDTRLGKLFDIILLSLILSSTAIIMMESVPQLDKKYHYTFLILEWIISIFFTAEYSMRIAVVKNKKSYIFSFFGFIDFLSLVPFFLSFFFPITKYFLIFRMLRMLRIFRIFNLLDFMNDGYFIVRALRNSSRKIYIFLLFLIIFSVIVGSLMFMVEGGRQGFETIPQSIYWAVVTVTTVGYGDVSPITPLGKFFAVILMLAGYSIIAVPTGIVTAEMRNKRQNLEMVCDRCGNDDIDDNARYCKQCGKKLA, encoded by the coding sequence ATGGAAAGAGAACATAACCTTGTTCCGGAAGACAAACTCTGGAAAAGATTCCTTTACCGAATAATTTATCGTTCCGATACAAGGCTCGGAAAACTGTTCGACATCATATTATTGTCACTGATTCTTTCAAGTACTGCCATTATTATGATGGAAAGCGTACCTCAGCTTGATAAAAAGTACCATTATACATTTTTAATCCTTGAATGGATTATTTCTATTTTTTTCACTGCAGAGTATTCTATGCGGATTGCTGTTGTAAAAAACAAAAAAAGCTATATCTTCAGTTTCTTCGGATTTATAGATTTTCTTTCCCTTGTTCCTTTTTTCCTTAGTTTTTTCTTTCCCATCACCAAGTATTTCCTGATCTTCAGAATGCTGAGAATGCTGAGAATCTTCAGAATTTTCAATCTACTGGACTTTATGAATGATGGTTATTTTATTGTAAGGGCATTAAGAAACAGCTCAAGAAAAATTTATATATTTCTTCTGTTCCTCATTATATTTTCGGTTATTGTAGGCTCCTTAATGTTTATGGTAGAAGGTGGCAGACAAGGTTTTGAAACAATCCCTCAGTCTATTTACTGGGCCGTGGTTACGGTAACTACTGTGGGGTATGGGGACGTATCTCCTATCACGCCATTAGGCAAGTTTTTTGCTGTAATCCTGATGCTTGCAGGTTACTCTATTATTGCTGTTCCTACGGGAATTGTAACGGCAGAAATGCGAAATAAGAGACAGAATCTGGAAATGGTTTGTGACCGATGCGGCAATGACGATATTGACGACAATGCAAGATACTGCAAACAATGTGGCAAGAAATTAGCTTGA
- a CDS encoding zinc ribbon domain-containing protein: MAKTNDISVEEKLRALYDLQIIDSRLDEIRNTRGELPIEVEDLEIEIEGLEKRAEKFHADIKDQDDQIKTKHEVINHAKTLIEKYKSQQDNVRNNKEFEALGKEMEFQDLEIQLAEKRIKEFGAKIAHKNETLSELTSKINDLKNHLKFKKEELDGLISETQKEEEYLIEQSKEFAGKIDERLLASYNRIRTSSINGLAVVGLERGAPKGSFFTIPPQKQMEIAQRKKIIIDEHSGKILVDDELVMEENDRMKSVIKF, translated from the coding sequence ATGGCAAAAACCAACGATATTTCAGTTGAAGAAAAATTAAGAGCTTTATACGATTTACAGATCATTGATTCAAGATTGGATGAAATCCGAAATACTAGAGGAGAATTGCCAATTGAAGTTGAGGATCTTGAAATTGAGATTGAAGGTCTTGAAAAAAGAGCTGAAAAATTTCATGCAGATATCAAAGATCAGGACGATCAGATCAAGACAAAGCATGAAGTTATTAACCATGCAAAAACTTTAATTGAGAAATATAAATCTCAACAGGATAACGTAAGAAACAATAAAGAGTTTGAAGCATTAGGAAAAGAAATGGAATTCCAGGATCTGGAAATTCAACTTGCTGAAAAGAGAATCAAAGAATTCGGAGCTAAAATTGCTCACAAAAACGAAACTTTAAGTGAACTAACTTCAAAGATCAACGATTTAAAGAACCACTTGAAATTCAAGAAAGAGGAATTGGATGGTTTGATCTCTGAAACTCAGAAAGAAGAAGAATATTTGATAGAGCAGTCTAAAGAATTCGCTGGTAAAATTGATGAGAGACTATTGGCTTCTTACAACAGAATCAGAACAAGTTCTATCAATGGTCTTGCTGTAGTAGGATTAGAAAGAGGAGCTCCAAAAGGATCTTTCTTCACTATTCCACCACAAAAGCAAATGGAAATCGCTCAGAGAAAGAAAATCATTATTGATGAGCATTCTGGGAAAATCCTTGTTGACGACGAGTTGGTAATGGAAGAAAACGACAGAATGAAATCAGTAATTAAATTCTAA
- a CDS encoding AMP-dependent synthetase/ligase produces the protein MTIKRLFDIPHYALEKYPKMDMFVTKYHGEWKKTSTQEFINEGNKISRGLLKLGIKPGDKIALITTNSRTEWAIMDFGLSQIGVVSVPVYPSISPEDYEFIFNNAEIQYCFVSDKELLNKVMKVKHNIPSLQGIFTFDNISGAANWKEILDLGEDESTQIEVEDLSNAINTEDLATIIYTSGTTGRPKGVMLTHNNIVSNVLGAIPRIPKKKSLDYKETRALSFLPICHIFERMLFYLYQYNGFSLYFAESIEKMGENVKEVKPHYMTVVPRLVEKVYDKIYNTGSSAGGLKSKIFFWALNLITKKKVISRPSGIQEIIADKLVFSKWREGLGGEIITLVSGSAALSTRLNLMFQNAGIPILEGYGLTETSPVISVNSFEKMKVGTVGVPLDNLKVKIQEDGEITVKGPSIFKGYFQNDEMTKEAFTEDGFFKTGDIGHIDNEGFLQITDRKKEMFKTSGGKYIAPQTIENLAKASKFIEQIMVVGDGEKMPCALVQPDFEFAKNWALRNNLNIGSNPAEIAQSPELKQRIEKEIEGINEHLGNWEKIKKIELTPEVWSIETGLLTPTLKLKRKAVKEKFMGLYNKMYDHQE, from the coding sequence ATGACGATCAAGAGATTATTCGATATTCCGCACTACGCTTTAGAAAAATATCCTAAAATGGACATGTTTGTTACGAAGTATCATGGTGAGTGGAAAAAAACTTCTACACAGGAGTTTATTAATGAGGGAAATAAGATATCCAGGGGGTTATTAAAACTAGGCATAAAGCCGGGTGATAAGATCGCTTTGATAACTACAAATTCCCGTACAGAATGGGCTATTATGGACTTTGGACTTTCACAAATTGGCGTGGTTTCCGTACCGGTTTACCCAAGTATTTCCCCGGAAGACTACGAATTTATCTTTAACAATGCAGAAATACAGTATTGTTTTGTCTCTGACAAGGAACTCCTGAATAAGGTAATGAAGGTAAAACACAATATCCCAAGCTTACAGGGAATCTTTACTTTCGACAATATAAGTGGTGCTGCCAACTGGAAGGAAATCCTGGATTTGGGTGAAGATGAATCTACTCAAATTGAAGTAGAGGATCTTTCCAACGCCATCAATACGGAAGATTTGGCAACTATTATCTATACCTCAGGAACTACAGGTAGACCTAAAGGAGTAATGCTTACCCATAATAATATTGTATCCAATGTATTGGGTGCCATTCCAAGAATTCCTAAGAAAAAAAGTCTGGATTACAAGGAAACAAGAGCATTAAGCTTCCTTCCTATCTGTCATATTTTTGAAAGAATGCTTTTCTATCTGTATCAATACAACGGTTTTTCTCTTTATTTCGCTGAAAGCATTGAAAAAATGGGCGAAAATGTAAAGGAAGTGAAACCTCATTATATGACTGTAGTCCCAAGATTAGTAGAAAAGGTATATGATAAAATTTATAATACCGGCTCTTCTGCGGGTGGTTTAAAGTCAAAGATCTTTTTCTGGGCCTTAAATTTAATTACCAAAAAGAAAGTTATTTCCAGACCATCAGGAATTCAGGAAATCATTGCAGACAAATTGGTTTTCTCTAAATGGAGAGAAGGATTGGGAGGGGAAATCATCACCCTGGTTTCCGGATCGGCAGCATTGTCTACAAGACTGAACCTTATGTTTCAAAATGCAGGAATTCCAATTTTAGAAGGATATGGTTTAACAGAAACCTCTCCCGTAATTTCTGTAAACAGTTTTGAAAAAATGAAAGTAGGAACTGTAGGAGTTCCACTGGACAATCTAAAAGTAAAAATTCAGGAAGACGGCGAGATTACCGTAAAAGGTCCTTCTATATTTAAAGGATACTTCCAAAATGATGAAATGACCAAGGAAGCTTTTACTGAGGATGGATTTTTCAAAACCGGAGACATTGGCCATATCGACAATGAAGGGTTTTTGCAGATCACTGACCGTAAAAAAGAAATGTTCAAGACATCTGGTGGTAAATATATTGCCCCACAAACTATTGAAAACCTGGCAAAGGCTTCAAAATTCATAGAACAGATCATGGTGGTGGGTGATGGTGAAAAAATGCCATGTGCATTAGTACAACCTGATTTTGAGTTTGCCAAAAACTGGGCCCTGAGAAATAATCTAAACATAGGTTCTAATCCTGCAGAGATTGCCCAAAGTCCTGAACTGAAGCAAAGAATTGAAAAGGAAATTGAGGGAATCAATGAGCATCTTGGAAACTGGGAGAAAATCAAAAAAATTGAACTGACCCCTGAGGTATGGAGCATTGAAACAGGATTGCTGACTCCAACTTTAAAGCTTAAAAGGAAAGCTGTAAAAGAGAAATTTATGGGTCTTTACAATAAAATGTATGATCATCAGGAATAA
- a CDS encoding Nif3-like dinuclear metal center hexameric protein, whose translation MKLRTVISKIEEEINIRQAEDFDNVGLLCGVPDRDVSGILVCHDALENVVEEAIEKNCNLIVCFHPIIFSGLKSLTGKNYVERAVLKAIENKIAIYAIHTAFDNDFFGVNHGICSQLGLKNMKILQPKENNLKQLTVFVPKEHSDKVREAMFAAGAGNIGFYDECSFTINGNGTFRPIEGSNPFSGQQNIRENADEDMISVIFETHKEGQIIGAMKNAHPYEEVAHQVYSLDNKNHHAGLGMYGDLEEEMDEKDFLRFVKEKFNLEVIKHSSFNSKKIKRVGVLGGSGASGIRSAVSKKCDVYLTGDIKYHDYFLAESKMLICDIGHYESEQFVTQQLFEILSQKFSTFAISKSIEKTNPVNYFI comes from the coding sequence ATGAAGTTAAGAACAGTAATTTCAAAAATTGAAGAAGAAATAAATATCAGGCAGGCAGAGGATTTTGATAACGTAGGATTGCTATGTGGAGTTCCGGATCGTGATGTTTCCGGAATTCTGGTTTGTCATGATGCATTGGAAAATGTAGTAGAGGAAGCGATTGAGAAAAATTGTAATCTGATTGTATGCTTTCATCCCATTATATTTTCAGGACTAAAATCCTTAACCGGGAAAAACTATGTAGAAAGAGCTGTTTTAAAGGCTATTGAAAATAAAATTGCCATCTATGCCATCCATACAGCTTTTGATAATGATTTCTTTGGTGTTAATCATGGAATATGCAGCCAATTGGGATTAAAGAATATGAAAATTCTTCAGCCCAAGGAGAATAACTTAAAACAATTGACTGTTTTTGTCCCAAAAGAGCATTCAGATAAAGTAAGAGAAGCTATGTTTGCTGCCGGAGCGGGAAATATAGGGTTTTATGATGAATGCAGTTTTACTATTAATGGAAACGGAACGTTCAGACCCATAGAAGGTTCAAATCCGTTTTCAGGGCAACAAAACATTAGGGAAAATGCTGATGAAGATATGATTTCCGTAATTTTTGAAACCCATAAAGAAGGGCAGATCATAGGAGCAATGAAGAATGCACATCCATATGAGGAAGTGGCCCACCAGGTATATAGTCTGGATAACAAAAATCATCACGCCGGATTGGGAATGTATGGTGATTTGGAGGAAGAGATGGATGAAAAGGATTTCTTAAGATTTGTAAAGGAGAAATTTAATCTTGAAGTGATCAAACATTCCTCATTTAATAGCAAAAAAATTAAAAGAGTAGGGGTTCTTGGAGGTTCAGGAGCCAGCGGAATACGATCTGCGGTTTCAAAAAAATGTGATGTCTACCTTACCGGAGATATCAAATACCACGATTATTTTCTAGCTGAGTCTAAAATGCTTATTTGTGATATAGGACATTATGAATCAGAACAATTTGTAACTCAACAATTATTTGAAATTTTGTCACAAAAATTTAGTACATTTGCAATTTCAAAATCTATTGAAAAAACAAACCCAGTAAATTATTTCATTTAA